The Thalassotalea psychrophila genome window below encodes:
- the rpsG gene encoding 30S ribosomal protein S7, with product MPRRRVVGQRKILPDPKFKNELLAKFINILMVDGKKSTAEKIVYGALDILTEKNTEKEHLELFEIALENIRPSVEVKSRRVGGSTYQVPVEVRPVRRNALAMRWLVDAARKRGEKSMAQRLANEMLDASDNKGSAVKKREDVHRMAEANKAFAHYRW from the coding sequence ATGCCAAGAAGACGTGTCGTAGGACAAAGAAAAATCTTGCCAGATCCGAAGTTCAAAAATGAACTTTTAGCAAAATTCATCAACATCCTTATGGTTGATGGTAAAAAATCGACAGCAGAAAAAATCGTTTATGGTGCACTAGACATCTTAACTGAGAAAAATACTGAAAAAGAACACTTAGAGTTGTTCGAGATCGCTTTAGAAAACATCCGCCCTTCAGTGGAAGTTAAATCTCGTCGCGTAGGTGGTTCAACTTATCAGGTTCCAGTTGAAGTTCGTCCAGTACGTCGTAACGCGCTAGCAATGCGCTGGTTAGTTGACGCTGCTCGTAAACGTGGTGAAAAATCAATGGCTCAACGCCTAGCTAACGAAATGTTAGATGCTTCTGATAACAAAGGTTCAGCTGTGAAAAAACGTGAAGACGTTCACAGAATGGCTGAAGCTAACAAAGCATTCGCTCATTACCGTTGGTAA
- a CDS encoding FeoA family protein, which translates to MTLVELQKSQRAKISYLPDNFDLTAQLMEQGFALKSEVCMAQKAPFNGPIAFHLHGTKICLATDVAKQIGIELV; encoded by the coding sequence ATGACCCTAGTTGAATTGCAAAAAAGCCAACGAGCTAAAATTAGTTATCTTCCAGATAACTTCGATTTGACCGCGCAATTAATGGAACAAGGTTTTGCCTTAAAGTCTGAAGTTTGTATGGCGCAAAAAGCACCATTTAACGGCCCTATTGCGTTTCACCTGCACGGCACTAAAATTTGCCTTGCTACTGATGTTGCCAAACAAATTGGTATAGAACTAGTCTAA
- the fusA gene encoding elongation factor G, protein MARKTPIELYRNIGICAHVDAGKTTTTERVLFYTGLSHRIGEVHDGAATMDWMEQEQERGITITSAATTCFWKGMEGQFKDHRINIIDTPGHVDFTIEVERSLRVLDGAVLVLCASSGVQPQTETVWRQMEKYEVPRLVFVNKMDRTGANFLSVVEQMKDRLGANPVPMQLAIGSEEEFTGVVDLIKMKAINWNEEDHGMTFSYEDIPSDMQDLAEEWREHLVESAAEASEELMDKYLEEGELSEADIKAGLRTRSLDNEIILVTCGSAFKNKGVQAVLDAVVEYLPSPTEVKAITGINNDKNETEGTREADDSAPFAALAFKIATDPFVGTLTFIRVYSGVVNSGDAVYNAVKAKKERIGRIVQMHANDRSEIKEVRAGDIAALIGMKDVTTGDTLCDPQKVITLERMEFPEPVISIAVEPRTQADQDKMGVALGKLAAEDPSFRVETDDETGQTIISGMGELHLDVLVDRMKREFKVDCNVGKPQVSYRETIRKSVEVEGKFVRQSGGRGQFGHVWLRIEPLAEGEGFQFESEIVGGAVPKEYWGAVEKGCEEQMQNGVLAGFPLLDIKATLYDGSFHDVDSNEMAFKVAASIGFRQGVLEANPALLEPMMKVEVTTPEENMGDVVGDLNRRRGMIEGMDEGPAGSKIVTALVPLSEMFGYATDLRSATQGRASYSMEFKQYNAAPKNVTESICQPSGY, encoded by the coding sequence GTGGCTCGTAAGACTCCTATTGAGCTATACCGTAATATCGGTATCTGTGCTCACGTAGATGCTGGCAAAACGACAACAACTGAACGTGTACTATTTTATACTGGTTTATCTCATAGAATTGGTGAAGTACATGACGGCGCTGCTACCATGGACTGGATGGAACAAGAGCAGGAACGTGGTATCACTATCACATCCGCTGCTACTACCTGTTTCTGGAAAGGCATGGAAGGTCAATTTAAAGACCACCGTATCAATATCATCGACACTCCCGGCCATGTAGATTTTACTATTGAAGTAGAACGCTCTTTGCGTGTACTCGACGGTGCTGTATTAGTACTTTGCGCTTCATCTGGTGTTCAGCCTCAAACTGAAACCGTATGGCGTCAAATGGAAAAATACGAAGTACCACGTTTAGTGTTCGTAAATAAAATGGACCGTACTGGTGCCAATTTCCTGAGTGTTGTTGAACAAATGAAGGACCGCCTTGGTGCGAATCCTGTACCAATGCAACTAGCCATTGGTAGTGAAGAAGAATTTACCGGTGTTGTCGATCTTATTAAGATGAAGGCAATAAACTGGAATGAAGAAGATCACGGTATGACCTTCAGTTATGAAGACATCCCAAGTGATATGCAGGATTTAGCCGAAGAGTGGCGCGAACACTTAGTTGAATCTGCTGCAGAGGCTTCTGAAGAGTTGATGGATAAATACCTAGAAGAAGGTGAATTATCTGAAGCTGATATCAAAGCCGGGTTACGAACTCGTAGCTTAGATAATGAAATCATCCTAGTAACTTGTGGCTCAGCTTTCAAGAACAAAGGTGTACAAGCGGTTCTTGATGCAGTCGTAGAATATTTACCATCGCCTACAGAAGTTAAGGCAATAACAGGTATTAACAACGATAAAAACGAAACCGAAGGTACTCGCGAAGCCGATGACAGCGCTCCATTTGCAGCTCTGGCGTTTAAAATTGCAACTGACCCATTCGTAGGGACACTTACTTTTATCCGGGTATATTCGGGTGTGGTTAACTCTGGCGATGCGGTATACAATGCAGTTAAAGCGAAAAAAGAACGAATTGGCCGTATTGTACAAATGCACGCTAATGATCGTTCAGAAATCAAAGAAGTTCGTGCTGGTGACATCGCGGCCTTAATTGGTATGAAAGACGTAACAACGGGTGATACGTTATGTGACCCTCAAAAGGTGATCACATTAGAGCGTATGGAATTTCCAGAACCGGTAATTTCTATCGCAGTAGAGCCTAGAACTCAAGCTGACCAAGATAAAATGGGTGTAGCTTTAGGTAAACTTGCAGCAGAAGATCCATCATTTCGTGTTGAAACTGATGATGAAACTGGTCAAACGATTATCTCTGGCATGGGTGAACTTCACTTAGATGTCCTTGTTGATCGAATGAAACGTGAGTTTAAAGTAGATTGTAATGTTGGTAAACCACAAGTATCTTATCGTGAGACTATTCGCAAAAGCGTGGAAGTTGAAGGTAAGTTTGTACGACAATCTGGTGGACGTGGTCAATTTGGACATGTTTGGCTTAGAATTGAACCTTTAGCTGAAGGCGAAGGGTTCCAATTTGAGAGTGAGATTGTTGGTGGTGCTGTACCAAAAGAATACTGGGGTGCTGTTGAAAAGGGTTGTGAAGAACAAATGCAAAACGGCGTTTTAGCTGGTTTTCCATTGTTAGATATCAAAGCAACTTTATATGACGGTTCATTCCATGATGTTGACTCAAACGAAATGGCTTTTAAAGTAGCTGCTTCAATAGGCTTTAGGCAAGGTGTGTTAGAAGCAAACCCTGCATTACTTGAGCCTATGATGAAAGTTGAAGTAACAACACCAGAAGAAAACATGGGTGACGTAGTTGGTGATTTAAACAGACGTCGCGGCATGATTGAGGGGATGGATGAAGGTCCTGCAGGCTCTAAGATAGTAACGGCATTAGTGCCACTGTCAGAAATGTTTGGTTATGCTACCGATTTACGTAGTGCAACTCAAGGCCGTGCATCTTACTCAATGGAGTTTAAGCAATACAATGCAGCTCCAAAAAATGTAACAGAATCAATTTGTCAGCCAAGCGGATATTAA
- the feoB gene encoding ferrous iron transport protein B, protein MSQLSHIALVGFANAGKSTFFNNLTGSKQQTGNWTGVTVASTQKQCSLLGQTRVLSDLPGISSLTAKAHQSKDLSITKDFLKNESVDYLINIVDATQLKRQLYLTTQLLELGLPMCVVLNKSDRKEVDEIDFDILSEQLGCPVIAVNSFDKNTTTQVEAVMAASTKNSARPKNLVLPENILTQMTDNNCNLLELEQGGCQNDQCHNADTIAIMQSRYNFINDLLAKATIAANESHSFSDKLDKFILHPFLGLPVFLLMMYLLFMFAINVGSAFIDFFDIFAGAIFVDYPQYHLAQLDLPVWLLTIIEGAGLGIQTVATFIPVIACLFIGLSLLESSGYLARAAFVVDSLMQKIGLPGKAFVPLIVGFGCTVPAVMSARILDSERERITTIMMAPFMSCGARLPVYALFATAFFPDSGQNIVFLLYLLGIAAALFTGLLLKHTILMGTNSVNILELPLYELPKLSYLAKRVWQRTRSFILGAGKTIVIVVCILNFFNSLGTDGEFGHQDTQESLLSQTAQVVTPLLQPMGIKEDNWQASVGIITGIFAKEALVATFNSLYSAPETEASELSSITELWDEAYATVLENLLGIKADDPLGTDIGDVSDIHIAAQQQGVEESTITIMQTAFAGTIGAFSYLLFILLYTPCAAAMGAIKNEVGTRWATFAGVWSFALAYLAATFVFQVANLAAQPVYASICIVSVIATFVLIYAWLKRFGKQILTIPVQVSFR, encoded by the coding sequence ATGTCACAACTCTCCCATATTGCCCTTGTCGGCTTTGCTAATGCCGGAAAAAGTACTTTTTTTAATAATCTTACCGGCTCAAAACAACAAACAGGAAACTGGACTGGAGTTACCGTTGCCAGTACACAAAAGCAATGTAGCTTACTTGGTCAAACAAGAGTACTGTCAGATTTACCCGGTATCAGCTCGTTAACAGCGAAAGCACATCAAAGTAAAGATCTATCAATAACCAAAGATTTTCTTAAAAACGAAAGCGTCGATTATCTGATCAACATTGTTGATGCTACGCAATTAAAAAGACAACTGTATTTAACTACACAATTATTAGAGCTTGGCTTACCAATGTGTGTGGTATTAAATAAATCTGATCGTAAAGAAGTTGATGAAATAGACTTTGATATTCTTTCCGAGCAATTAGGCTGCCCGGTAATTGCAGTGAACAGTTTTGATAAAAATACAACTACTCAAGTTGAAGCTGTTATGGCGGCGTCCACAAAAAATAGTGCTCGTCCTAAAAACCTAGTTTTACCTGAAAATATTTTAACTCAAATGACAGATAACAACTGTAATTTACTTGAGTTAGAACAAGGCGGTTGTCAGAACGATCAATGTCATAATGCAGATACTATTGCTATTATGCAGTCACGTTACAACTTTATTAATGACTTATTAGCAAAAGCGACTATCGCTGCCAACGAATCTCATTCATTTAGTGATAAATTAGACAAATTCATCTTGCATCCTTTCCTTGGATTGCCAGTATTTTTACTGATGATGTATTTGTTATTTATGTTCGCTATCAATGTTGGTAGTGCATTTATCGATTTTTTCGATATTTTCGCCGGTGCCATTTTTGTCGATTACCCACAGTACCACCTTGCCCAATTAGATTTACCAGTTTGGCTATTAACAATTATCGAAGGAGCAGGCTTAGGCATTCAAACTGTTGCGACGTTTATTCCTGTAATCGCCTGTCTATTTATTGGTTTATCGCTATTAGAAAGCAGCGGTTATTTGGCTAGAGCAGCATTTGTTGTTGATAGCTTAATGCAAAAAATAGGTTTACCCGGTAAAGCGTTTGTGCCGTTAATTGTTGGATTTGGTTGTACTGTACCTGCGGTGATGTCAGCTCGCATTTTAGATAGCGAACGAGAACGCATTACCACAATTATGATGGCACCGTTTATGTCTTGTGGTGCTAGGCTACCTGTTTATGCGTTATTCGCTACGGCATTTTTCCCTGATTCAGGGCAAAATATAGTATTTTTATTATATTTGCTTGGTATCGCTGCGGCGTTATTTACCGGATTATTACTTAAACATACGATATTAATGGGTACTAATTCTGTCAATATCTTAGAATTGCCATTATATGAACTTCCAAAGCTTTCATATTTAGCTAAACGCGTTTGGCAACGAACTCGTTCGTTTATTCTTGGTGCAGGTAAAACCATTGTAATTGTTGTTTGTATTTTAAACTTTTTTAATTCTTTAGGTACCGATGGCGAATTCGGTCATCAAGATACTCAAGAATCATTATTAAGCCAAACAGCACAAGTGGTAACCCCGTTATTGCAGCCAATGGGTATCAAAGAAGACAATTGGCAAGCCAGTGTTGGTATCATCACCGGTATATTTGCCAAAGAGGCATTAGTTGCAACGTTCAATAGTTTATATTCAGCTCCTGAAACAGAAGCGAGTGAATTAAGCTCGATAACAGAACTATGGGATGAAGCTTATGCAACAGTATTAGAGAATTTACTAGGTATTAAGGCTGACGACCCACTTGGTACCGATATTGGTGATGTATCTGATATTCATATTGCCGCACAACAGCAAGGTGTTGAAGAGAGCACCATTACCATCATGCAAACAGCATTTGCTGGCACCATTGGTGCATTCAGTTATTTGTTGTTTATATTGCTTTACACGCCGTGTGCTGCTGCTATGGGTGCCATTAAGAATGAAGTTGGTACTCGTTGGGCTACATTTGCCGGAGTATGGAGTTTCGCCCTTGCATATCTAGCCGCAACTTTTGTTTTCCAGGTTGCTAATTTAGCAGCACAACCAGTATACGCAAGCATTTGTATCGTTTCGGTAATTGCAACATTTGTATTAATTTATGCTTGGCTGAAACGATTTGGCAAACAGATCCTAACTATTCCAGTGCAAGTATCTTTTCGCTAA
- the rpoC gene encoding DNA-directed RNA polymerase subunit beta', with the protein MKDLLKFLKQQNQTEEFDGIRIGLASPDMIRSWSFGEVKKPETINYRTFKPERDGLFCARIFGPVKDYECLCGKYKRLKHRGVICEKCGVEVTLTKVRRDRMGHIELASPVAHIWFLKSLPSRIGLLLDMTLRDIERVLYFESYVVTEPGMTTLERSQILTEEEYLDSLEEHGDEFDAKMGAEAVLALLKEIDLNAEIDQMREELPEIGSETKRKKITKRLKLMEAFAQSGNKPEWMIMSVLPILPPDLRPLVPLDGGRFATSDLNDLYRRVINRNNRLKRLLDLVAPDIIVRNEKRMLQESVDALLDNGRRGRAITGSNKRPLKSLADMIKGKQGRFRQNLLGKRVDYSGRSVITVGPTLRLHQCGLPKKMALELFKPFIYGKLEARGLATTIKAAKKLVEREGGEVWDVLDEVIREHPVMLNRAPTLHRLGIQAFEPVLIEGKAIHLHPLVCAAYNADFDGDQMAVHVPLTIEAQLEARALMMSTNNVLSPANGDPIIVPSQDVVLGLYYLSRDCVNGKGEGMVFKSVKEAEKAYRTEVAELHARVKIRITEFVNGEDVVSMIDTTIGRALFWQVCPKGLPYELINKPLGKKQISTLINHSYRNLGLKETVMFADQIMYTGFHYAMIAGASVGIDDMVIPDAKYTIIEACEEEVKEIQEQFESGLVTAGEKYNKVIDIWSSANEKVSKAMMDNLSKESILNRDGEMEEQDSFNSIFMMADSGARGSAAQIRQLAGMRGLMAKPDGSIIETPITANFREGLNVLQYFISTHGARKGLADTALKTANSGYLTRRLVDVAQDLVVTESDCGIEEGLLMTPLIEGGDVVEPLRERVLGRVVAQDVFTPGTEDVLFARNSLLDEADCDTLEEHSVDQVWVRSIITCDTDFGVCALCYGRDLARGHLINQGEAIGVVAAQSIGEPGTQLTMRTFHIGGAASRASAENSVQVKNTGTLKLQNAKFVTNSEKKLVITSRSSEITVIDELGREKERYKVPYGSILNKADGKAIAAGETIANWDPHTHPIITEVGGKIQFVDLIDKVTMERETDELTGLSSIVITDPAQRGSAGKEMRPMVKLVDKKGNDVMIAGTQIPAQYFLPGNAIVNLEDGAEVNIGDALARIPQESSKTRDITGGLPRVADLFEARKPKEPAILAEKTGIIGFGKETKGKRRLLITQPSGEVYEEMIPKWRQLNVFEGESVLKGEVIADGPESPHDILRLRGIDHVANYIVNEVQDVYRLQGVKINDKHIEVIVRQMIRKCEIMTAGDSNFLPGEQVEVARVKIANRELEAQGKEPAEFQTLMLGITKASLATESFISAASFQETTRVLTEAAVAGKKDDLRGLKENVIVGRLIPAGTGYAYHQNRMNKANAAVEEETTVSAEDAEQALTDALNADLLGGFAPSGDE; encoded by the coding sequence GTGAAAGATTTACTTAAGTTTCTTAAGCAACAGAATCAAACTGAAGAATTCGATGGTATTCGAATTGGTCTAGCCTCACCAGACATGATCCGTTCATGGTCATTTGGTGAAGTTAAAAAGCCAGAAACCATCAACTACCGTACGTTCAAACCAGAGCGTGACGGACTTTTCTGTGCCCGAATTTTCGGACCAGTAAAAGATTACGAATGTTTATGTGGCAAGTACAAGCGCCTTAAGCATCGTGGTGTTATTTGTGAAAAATGTGGTGTTGAAGTAACGCTAACTAAAGTTCGTCGTGACCGTATGGGACACATCGAATTAGCTAGCCCAGTTGCTCACATCTGGTTCTTAAAATCATTGCCATCTCGTATCGGTTTATTACTTGATATGACATTGCGTGATATTGAACGTGTATTATATTTCGAATCTTATGTTGTTACCGAACCTGGTATGACTACATTAGAGCGCAGCCAAATTTTAACCGAAGAAGAGTACTTAGACTCTCTTGAAGAACACGGTGATGAATTTGACGCAAAAATGGGCGCTGAAGCAGTTTTAGCCCTTTTGAAAGAAATTGACTTAAACGCTGAAATTGATCAAATGCGTGAAGAGCTACCTGAAATTGGTAGTGAAACTAAGCGTAAAAAAATCACTAAACGTTTAAAATTAATGGAAGCATTCGCTCAATCTGGTAACAAACCAGAATGGATGATTATGTCGGTTCTTCCGATCCTTCCACCAGATCTACGTCCACTAGTTCCACTAGATGGCGGTCGTTTTGCTACGTCTGATCTGAACGATTTATATCGTCGTGTTATTAACCGTAACAACCGTCTTAAACGTCTACTAGATTTAGTAGCACCAGACATTATCGTACGTAACGAAAAACGTATGTTACAAGAGTCTGTTGATGCGTTATTAGATAACGGTCGTCGTGGTCGTGCAATTACTGGTTCTAACAAACGTCCTCTTAAATCTCTTGCTGATATGATCAAGGGTAAGCAAGGTCGTTTCCGTCAGAATTTACTTGGTAAGCGTGTTGATTACTCTGGTCGTTCTGTAATCACGGTTGGTCCAACACTACGTTTACATCAATGTGGTCTTCCTAAGAAGATGGCATTAGAGTTATTTAAACCTTTCATCTACGGTAAATTAGAAGCTCGTGGTCTTGCGACTACAATTAAAGCTGCTAAAAAACTAGTTGAACGTGAAGGTGGTGAAGTTTGGGATGTACTTGATGAAGTAATCCGTGAACATCCGGTTATGCTTAACCGTGCACCAACTCTTCATAGACTTGGTATCCAAGCGTTCGAACCAGTACTAATCGAAGGTAAAGCAATCCATTTACACCCACTAGTTTGTGCGGCATACAATGCCGATTTCGATGGTGACCAAATGGCGGTACACGTTCCTTTAACAATCGAAGCTCAATTAGAAGCTCGTGCGTTAATGATGTCTACCAATAACGTATTATCACCAGCTAACGGCGACCCAATCATCGTTCCTTCACAGGATGTTGTATTAGGTCTTTATTATTTATCACGTGATTGTGTTAATGGTAAAGGTGAAGGTATGGTCTTTAAATCTGTGAAAGAAGCAGAAAAAGCCTACCGTACAGAAGTTGCAGAATTACACGCTCGCGTGAAAATTCGTATCACTGAATTTGTAAATGGTGAAGATGTTGTATCTATGATTGATACAACTATTGGTCGCGCACTTTTCTGGCAAGTATGTCCTAAAGGTTTACCGTATGAGCTTATTAATAAGCCATTAGGTAAGAAGCAGATCTCTACACTGATTAACCATTCGTATCGTAATCTGGGTCTAAAAGAGACAGTAATGTTTGCTGACCAAATTATGTATACCGGTTTCCACTACGCGATGATCGCGGGTGCTTCAGTTGGTATCGACGATATGGTAATTCCAGATGCGAAATACACTATCATTGAAGCCTGTGAAGAAGAAGTTAAAGAGATCCAGGAGCAATTTGAATCTGGTCTTGTAACTGCTGGTGAGAAATACAATAAAGTAATTGATATCTGGTCATCTGCTAACGAAAAAGTTTCGAAAGCGATGATGGACAACTTATCAAAAGAATCAATCTTAAACCGCGACGGTGAGATGGAAGAGCAAGACTCATTCAACTCTATCTTCATGATGGCTGACTCTGGTGCTCGTGGTAGTGCCGCTCAGATTCGTCAATTAGCCGGTATGCGTGGTCTAATGGCTAAGCCAGATGGTTCAATCATCGAAACGCCAATCACAGCGAACTTCCGTGAAGGTTTGAACGTATTACAATACTTCATCTCTACTCATGGTGCTCGTAAAGGTTTGGCCGATACGGCACTTAAAACAGCTAACTCGGGTTACTTAACTCGTCGTCTAGTTGATGTTGCACAAGATTTAGTTGTAACTGAAAGCGATTGTGGTATTGAAGAAGGTCTATTAATGACTCCGCTTATTGAAGGCGGTGATGTTGTAGAACCTCTACGTGAACGTGTTCTTGGTCGTGTTGTAGCACAAGATGTGTTTACACCAGGTACTGAAGATGTACTTTTCGCACGTAACAGTTTACTTGACGAAGCAGATTGTGACACGTTAGAAGAACACTCAGTGGATCAAGTTTGGGTACGCTCAATCATTACTTGTGATACAGATTTTGGTGTTTGTGCATTATGTTACGGTCGTGATTTGGCTCGTGGTCACCTTATCAACCAAGGTGAAGCAATCGGTGTTGTGGCAGCACAATCAATCGGTGAGCCGGGTACACAGTTAACGATGCGTACGTTCCATATCGGTGGTGCAGCATCTCGTGCATCTGCTGAAAACAGCGTACAAGTTAAAAACACTGGTACATTAAAACTTCAAAATGCGAAGTTTGTTACTAACTCTGAGAAGAAACTAGTAATCACATCACGTTCATCAGAAATTACTGTTATTGATGAATTAGGTCGTGAAAAAGAACGTTATAAAGTTCCTTACGGTTCAATCTTGAATAAAGCAGACGGCAAAGCAATCGCAGCTGGCGAAACTATCGCTAACTGGGACCCGCATACGCATCCAATTATCACTGAAGTAGGTGGTAAAATTCAATTCGTAGACCTTATTGATAAGGTAACTATGGAGCGTGAAACTGATGAACTAACAGGTTTATCAAGTATCGTTATCACTGACCCTGCACAACGTGGTTCAGCTGGTAAAGAAATGCGCCCAATGGTTAAGCTTGTAGATAAGAAAGGTAATGATGTAATGATCGCTGGAACACAAATTCCTGCACAATACTTCTTACCTGGTAACGCAATTGTTAACCTTGAAGATGGTGCGGAAGTAAATATCGGTGATGCGTTAGCACGTATCCCACAAGAGTCATCAAAAACTCGTGATATTACCGGTGGTCTTCCACGTGTTGCTGATTTATTTGAAGCTCGTAAGCCAAAAGAGCCTGCAATTCTTGCTGAGAAAACAGGTATCATTGGTTTCGGTAAAGAAACTAAAGGTAAGCGTCGTTTATTAATCACTCAACCAAGTGGTGAAGTATACGAAGAGATGATCCCAAAATGGCGTCAACTTAACGTGTTCGAAGGTGAATCTGTACTTAAAGGTGAAGTTATCGCCGATGGTCCTGAGTCTCCTCACGATATCTTACGTTTACGTGGTATTGACCATGTTGCTAACTACATTGTTAACGAAGTACAAGATGTATACCGTTTACAAGGTGTAAAAATCAACGATAAGCACATCGAAGTAATTGTTCGTCAGATGATCCGCAAGTGTGAGATCATGACAGCTGGTGACAGTAACTTCTTACCTGGTGAGCAAGTTGAAGTAGCACGCGTTAAAATTGCTAACCGTGAATTGGAAGCGCAAGGTAAAGAACCAGCTGAGTTCCAAACTCTTATGCTAGGTATTACTAAAGCGTCACTTGCAACAGAGTCATTTATTTCTGCTGCATCGTTCCAAGAAACAACTCGTGTACTTACTGAAGCTGCTGTTGCAGGTAAGAAAGATGACTTACGTGGACTGAAAGAAAACGTAATAGTTGGTCGTCTAATTCCTGCAGGTACTGGTTATGCGTATCATCAAAATCGCATGAATAAAGCCAATGCTGCTGTTGAAGAAGAAACAACAGTTTCCGCTGAAGACGCTGAACAAGCACTAACAGATGCATTAAATGCAGACCTGTTAGGCGGTTTTGCTCCAAGTGGTGACGAATAA
- the rpsL gene encoding 30S ribosomal protein S12, with translation MATINQLVRKPRVRQVTKSNVPALQACPQRRGVCTRVYTTTPKKPNSALRKVARVRLTNGFEVTSYIGGEGHNLQEHSVILIRGGRVKDLPGVRYHTVRGALDCSGVSDRRQGRSKYGAKRPKS, from the coding sequence ATGGCAACTATTAACCAATTAGTACGTAAACCACGTGTAAGACAAGTAACTAAAAGTAACGTTCCTGCGTTACAAGCTTGTCCACAACGTCGTGGCGTATGTACTCGTGTGTATACTACTACACCAAAAAAACCTAACTCAGCACTACGTAAAGTAGCTCGTGTTCGTTTAACTAACGGCTTCGAAGTTACTTCTTACATCGGTGGTGAAGGTCACAACTTACAAGAGCATAGCGTAATTTTAATTCGCGGTGGTCGTGTAAAAGATTTACCAGGTGTGCGTTATCACACTGTTCGTGGCGCACTAGATTGTTCTGGTGTAAGCGATAGAAGACAAGGCCGTTCTAAGTACGGTGCTAAGCGCCCTAAATCTTAA
- the tuf gene encoding elongation factor Tu — MAKEKFERNKPHVNVGTIGHVDHGKTTLTAAISAVLTKVHGGEVKDFAQIDNAPEERERGITINTSHIEYDTDARHYAHVDCPGHADYVKNMITGAAQMDGAILVVAATDGPMPQTREHILLSRQVGVPFIIVFMNKCDMVDDEELLELVEMEVRELLSEYDFPGDDLPVIQGSALGALQGEAKWEEKVIELADALDSYIPEPERAIDGDFILPIEDVFSIQGRGTVVTGRVERGIVKVGDEVAIVGIKDTTLTTCTGVEMFRKLLDEGRAGENCGVLLRGTKREDVQRGQVLCKPGSVNPHTKFESEVYVLSKDEGGRHTPFFKGYRPQFYFRTTDITGAVELPAGVEMVMPGDNLKFVVELINPIAMEEGLRFAIREGGRTVGAGVVSKIID, encoded by the coding sequence ATGGCTAAAGAAAAATTCGAACGTAATAAACCGCACGTTAACGTTGGTACTATCGGTCACGTCGATCACGGTAAAACAACATTAACTGCTGCAATCTCAGCTGTACTTACAAAAGTACACGGTGGTGAAGTTAAAGATTTCGCACAAATCGATAACGCTCCTGAAGAGCGTGAACGTGGTATTACAATCAATACTTCTCACATTGAGTATGATACTGATGCACGTCACTATGCACACGTAGATTGTCCTGGTCACGCCGATTATGTTAAAAACATGATCACTGGTGCTGCTCAAATGGATGGCGCTATCTTAGTAGTTGCTGCTACAGATGGTCCTATGCCACAAACACGTGAGCACATCTTATTATCTCGCCAAGTTGGTGTTCCATTCATTATTGTTTTCATGAACAAATGTGACATGGTAGATGACGAAGAATTACTAGAATTAGTAGAGATGGAAGTTCGTGAACTTCTTTCAGAATACGATTTCCCAGGTGATGACTTACCAGTAATCCAAGGTTCAGCATTAGGCGCACTTCAAGGTGAAGCTAAATGGGAAGAAAAAGTAATTGAGCTTGCAGATGCACTTGATTCTTACATTCCAGAGCCAGAGCGTGCTATCGATGGTGATTTCATTCTTCCAATCGAAGATGTTTTCTCAATTCAAGGCCGTGGTACTGTTGTAACTGGTCGTGTTGAACGTGGTATCGTAAAAGTTGGTGACGAAGTTGCTATCGTAGGTATCAAAGACACTACGCTTACTACTTGTACTGGTGTTGAAATGTTCCGTAAGCTTCTTGACGAAGGTCGTGCTGGCGAGAACTGTGGTGTATTATTACGTGGTACTAAGCGTGAAGACGTACAACGTGGCCAAGTATTATGTAAGCCTGGTTCAGTTAACCCACACACTAAATTCGAATCAGAAGTATACGTGTTAAGTAAAGATGAAGGTGGTCGTCATACTCCATTCTTCAAAGGATACCGTCCACAGTTTTACTTCCGTACAACAGATATCACAGGTGCTGTAGAGCTTCCTGCAGGTGTTGAAATGGTAATGCCTGGCGACAACCTTAAGTTTGTTGTTGAGCTAATCAACCCAATCGCGATGGAAGAAGGTTTACGCTTCGCTATCCGTGAAGGTGGCCGTACAGTTGGTGCTGGTGTTGTTTCTAAAATCATTGACTAA